In Schistocerca gregaria isolate iqSchGreg1 chromosome 9, iqSchGreg1.2, whole genome shotgun sequence, a single genomic region encodes these proteins:
- the LOC126291433 gene encoding proline-rich protein 36-like codes for MSPTRQACRHRLWPSQRRPTSPAAVSFAAGLPPSPLAEPEPPAATHSHLPRRPPSLAAVSDTIDLPPSPLAEPEPPAANTFPAAAPPTVARRCLRRARPAAIASVRARAARRQHIPSCRAAHRRSPLSPTRQSCRHRHWPSQSSPPPTQSQLPRRPPSLAAVSDTPDPPPSPLAEPAPPTVARRCLLRSRPAAIATGRARAARRQHSPSCRATNRRSPLSPKRQTRRHRLWPSQRRPPSPAAVSFAAGLPPSPLAEPEPPAANTFPAAAPPTVARRCLRRARPAAIASGRTSAAHRRPPQSPSQQACRHRHWPSQRRPLRTHPQLPRRPPSLAAVSDAPDLPPSPLAEPEPPAANTFPAAAPPTVARRCLRRARPAAIASVRARAARRQHIPSCRAAHRRSPLSPTRQSCRHRHWPSQSSPPPTQSQLPRRPPSLAAVSDTPDPPPSPLAEPAPPTVARRCLLRSRPAAIATGRARAARRQHSPSCRATNRRSPLSPKRQTRRHRLWPSQRRPPSPAAVSFAAGLPPSPLAEPEPPAANTFPAAAPPTVARRCLRRARPAAIASGRTSAAQRRPPQSPSQQACRHRHWPSQRRPLRTHPQLPRRPPSLAAVSDAPDLPPSPLAEPEPPAANTFPAAAPPTVARRCLRRARLAAIASGRATAALRQHIRSCRAAHRRSPLSPTRQTCRHRHWTGQRRPLPTHPQLPRHPLSPAAVSDAPGLPPSPLAEPAPPTVARRCLLRSRPAAIATGRARAARRHHSPSCPAANRRSPLSPTRQTCRHRLWPSQRRPPSPAATSFAAGLPPSPLAEPEPPAANTSPAAARRTDARRCLRRVRPAAIATGRARATRRQHIPSCRAAHRRQPLSPTRQTCRHRHWKNQRRPPQHIPSCRAEYRRPPLSPSQQACRHRHWPSQSSPPPTQSQLPRRKPSLAVVSDTPDPPPSPLAEPAPPTVARRCLLRSSPSAIATGRARAARRQHIPSCRASHRRSPLSPTRQTCSHRHWPSQRRPLPTHPQLPSRPLSPAAVSDAPVLPPSPLAEPAPPTIARRCLLRSRPAAIATGRARAARRQHIPSCRASHRRSPLSPTRQTCRHSHWPISAARCNTSPAAARRTDARRCLRRARPAAIATGRARAARRQHIPTCRAAHRRQPLSPTRQTCRHRHWPSQSRPPLTHSQLPRRPPSLAAVSDAPDLPPSPLEEPAPPAATHPQLPRGIPSPAAVSFAAGLPPSPLAEPEQPTANTVSAAAPQTVARRCLRHARPAAIASGRASAAHRRPLLSPSQQSCRHRHWPSQSRPPPTHSQLPRLPQSLAAVSDTPDLQPSPLAETAPPAANTSPAAEPPTVARRCLRRARPAAIASGRASAAHRRPPLSPSQQACRHRHWPSQSSPPPTQSQLPRRPPSPATVSFAAGLSPSPLAEPEPPAANTFPAAAPPTVSRRCLRRARPAAIATGRASAARCQHIPSCRAAHCRPPLSPTRQACRHRVWPSQRRPPSPAAVSFAGGLPPSPLAQPEPPAPTHSQLPRRPPSLAAVSDTPDPPPSPLAEPAPHTVARRCLIRSRPAAIATGRARAARRQHIPSCRAAHRRSPLSPTRQTRRHRLWPSLRRPPSPAAVSFAAGLPPSPLAEPEPPAANTSPAAARRTDARRCLRRVRPAAIATGRARATRRQHIPSCRAAHRRQPLSPTRQTCRHRHWPSQSRPPPTHSQLPRRPPSLAAVSDAPDLPPSPLEEPAPPAATHPQLPRGIPSPAAVSFAAGLPPSPLAEPEQPAANTVPAAAPQTVARRCLRHARPAAFASGRASAVHCRPPLSPSQQACRHRHWPSQSSPPPSQSQLPRRKPSLAAASDTPDLPPSPLAEPAQPTVARRYLLRSRPAAIATGRARAARRQHIPSCRTAYRRPPLSPTRQTCRHRHWPSQSHPPPTHSQLPRRPPSPTAVSDAPDLPPSTLEEPAPPAATHPQLPRGIPSPAAVSFAAGLPPSPLAEPEQPAANTVPAAAPQTVARRCLRHARPAAIASGRASAAHCRPPLSPSQQSFRHRHWPSQSRPPPTHSQLPRLPPSLAAVSDTPDLQPSPLAEPAPPAANTSPAAEPPTVARRCLRRASPAAIASGRASAAHHRPPLSPSQQACRHRHWPSQSRPPPTHSQLSRLPPSLAAVSDAPDLPP; via the coding sequence atgtctccgacgcgccaggcctgccgccatcggctctggccgagccagcgccgcccaacgtcgcccgccgctgtctccttcgcagcaggcctaccgccatcgccactggccgagccagagccgcccgccgcaaCACATTCCcacctgccgcgccgcccaccgtcgctcgccgctgtctccgacacgatagacctgccgccatcgccactggccgagccagagccgcccgccgccaacacattcccagctgccgcgccgcccaccgtcgctcgccgctgtctccgacgcgccagacctgccgccatcgccagcgtccgagccagagccgcccgccgccaacacattcccagctgccgcgccgcccaccgtcgctcgccgctgtctccgacgcgccagagctgccgccatcgccactggccgagccagagcagcccgccgccaacacagtcccagctgccgcgccgcccaccgtcgctcgccgctgtctccgacacgccagacccgccgccatcgcctctggccgagccagcgccgcccaccgtcgcccgccgctgtctccttcgcagcaggcctgccgccatcgccactggccgagccagagcagcccgccgccaacacagtcccagctgccgcgccacaaaccgtcgctcgccgctgtctccgaaacgccagacccgccgccatcgcctctggccgagccagcgccgcccaccgtcgcccgccgctgtctccttcgcagcaggcctgccgccatcgccactggccgagccagagccgcccgccgccaacacattcccagctgccgcgccgcccaccgtcgctcgccgctgtctccgacgcgccaggcctgccgccatcgcctctggccgaaccagcgccgcccaccgtcgcccgccgcagtctccttcgcagcaggcctgccgccatcgccactggccgagccagcgccgcccgctgcgaacacatccccagctgccacgccgcccaccgtcgctcgccgctgtctccgacgcgccagacctgccgccatcgccactggccgagccagagccgcccgccgccaacacattcccagctgccgcgccgcccaccgtcgctcgccgctgtctccgacgcgccagacctgccgccatcgccagcgtccgagccagagccgcccgccgccaacacattcccagctgccgcgccgcccaccgtcgctcgccgctgtctccgacgcgccagagctgccgccatcgccactggccgagccagagcagcccgccgccaacacagtcccagctgccgcgccgcccaccgtcgctcgccgctgtctccgacacgccagacccgccgccatcgcctctggccgagccagcgccgcccaccgtcgcccgccgctgtctccttcgcagcaggcctgccgccatcgccactggccgagccagagcagcccgccgccaacacagtcccagctgccgcgccacaaaccgtcgctcgccgctgtctccgaaacgccagacccgccgccatcgcctctggccgagccagcgccgcccaccgtcccccgccgctgtctccttcgcagcaggcctgccgccatcgccactggccgagccagagccgcccgccgccaacacattcccagctgccgcgccgcccaccgtcgctcgccgctgtctccgacgcgccaggcctgccgccatcgcctctggccgaaCCAGCGCCGCCCAACGTCGCCCGCCGcagtctccttcgcagcaggcctgccgccatcgccactggccgagccagcgccgcccgctgcgaacacatccccagctgccacgccgcccaccgtcgctcgccgctgtctccgacgcgccagacctgccgccatcgccactggccgagccagagccgcccgccgccaacacattcccagctgccgcgccgcccaccgtcgctcgccgctgtctccgacgcgccagacttgccgccatcgcctctggccgagccacAGCCGCCCTCCGCCAACACATTcgtagctgccgcgccgcccaccgtcgctcgccgctgtctccgacgcgccagacctgccgccatcgccactggacgGGCCAGCGCCGCCCGCTGccaacacatccccagctgccgcgccacccactgtcgcccgccgctgtctccgacgcgccaggcctgccgccatcgcctctggccgagccagcgccgcccaccgtcgcccgccgctgtctccttcgcagcaggcctgccgccatcgccactggccgagccagagccgcccgccgccatcACAGTCCCAGCTGCCCCGCCgcaaaccgtcgctcgccgctgtctccgacacgccagacctgccgccatcgcctctggccgagccagcgccgcccaccgtcgcccgccgctacCTCCTTCGCAGCAGgtctgccgccatcgccactggccgagccagagccgcccgccgccaacacatccccagctgccgcaCGGCGTACcgacgcccgccgctgtctccgacgcgtcagacctgccgccatcgcaactggccgagccagagccacccgccgccaacacattcccagctgccgcgccgcccaccgtcgccaaccgctgtctccgacgcgccagacctgccgccatcgacACTGGAAGAACCAGCGCCGCCCGCcgcaacacatccccagctgccgcgcggaataccgtcgcccgccgctgtctccttcgcagcaggcctgccgccatcgccactggccgagccagagcagcccgccgccaacacagtcccagctgccgcgccgcaaaccgtcgctcgccgttgtctccgacacgccagacccgccgccatcgcctctggccgagccagcgccgcccactgtcgcccgccgctgtctccttcgcagcagtccttccgccatcgccactggccgagccagagccgcccgccgccaacacattcccagctgccgcgcctcccaccgtcgctcgccgctgtctccgacacgccagacctgcagccatcgccactggccgagccagcgccgcccgctgccaacacatccccagctgccgagccgcccactgtcgcccgccgctgtctccgacgcgccagtcctgccgccatcgcctctggccgagccagcgccgcccaccatcgcccgccgctgtctccttcgcagcaggcctgccgccatcgccactggccgagccagagccgcccgccgccaacacattcccagctgtcgcgcctcccaccgtcgctcgccgctgtctccgacgcgccagacctgccgccatagcCACTGGCCGATCAGCGCCGCCCGCTgcaacacatccccagctgccgcaCGGCGTACcgacgcccgccgctgtctccgacgcgccagacctgccgccatcgccactggccgagccagagccgcccgccgccaacacattcccacctgccgcgccgcccaccgtcgccaaccgctgtctccgacgcgccagacctgccgccatcgacactggccgagccagagccgcccgccgttaacacattcccagctgccgcgccgcccaccgtcgctcgccgctgtctccgacgcgccagacctgccgccatcgccactggaagaaccagcgccgcccgccgcaacacatccccagctgccgcgcggaataccgtcgcccgccgctgtctccttcgcagcaggcctgccgccatcgccactggccgagccagagcagcccACTGCCAACACAGTATCAGCTGCCGCGCCgcaaaccgtcgctcgccgctgtctccgacacgccagacccgccgccatcgcctctggccgagccagcgccgcccaccgtcgcccgctgctgtctccttcgcagcagtcctgccgccatcgccactggccgagccagagccgcccgccgccaacacattcccagctgccgcgcctcccgcagtcgctcgccgctgtctccgacacgccagacctgcagccatcgccactggccgagacaGCGCCACCCGCTGccaacacatccccagctgccgagccgcccactgtcgcccgccgctgtctccgacgcgccaggcctgccgccatcgcctctggccgagccagcgccgcccaccgtcgcccgccgctgtctccttcgcagcaggcctgccgccatcgccactggccgagccagagcagcccgccgccaacacagtcccagctgccgcgccgcccaccgtcgcccgccactgtctccttcgcagcaggcctgtcgccatcgccactggccgagccagagccgcccgccgccaacacattcccagctgccgcgccgcccaccgtctcTCGCCGCTgcctccgacgcgccagacctgccgccatcgccactggccgagccagcgccgcccgctgccaacacatccccagctgccgcgccgcccactgtcgcccgccgctgtctccgacgcgccaggcctgccgccatcgcgtctggccgagccagcgccgcccaccgtcgcccgccgctgtctccttcgcaggaggcctgccgccatcgccactggcccaGCCAGAGCCGCcggcgccaacacattcccagctgccgcgccgcccaccgtcgctcgccgctgtctccgacacgccagacccgccgccatcgcctctggccgagccagcgccgcacaccgtcgcccgccgctgtctcattCGCAGCAGGCCTgcagccatcgccactggccgagccagagcagcccgccgccaacacatccCCAgttgccgcgccgcccaccgtcgctcgccgctgtctccgacacgccagacccgccgccatcgcctctggccgagcctgcgccgcccaccgtcgcccgccgctgtctccttcgcagcaggcctgccgccatcgccactggccgagccagagccgcccgccgccaacacatccccagctgccgcaCGGCGTACcgacgcccgccgctgtctccgacgcgtcagacctgccgccatcgcaactggccgagccagagccacccgccgccaacacattcccagctgccgcgccgcccaccgtcgccaaccgctgtctccgacgcgccagacctgccgccatcgacactggccgagccagagccgcccgccgccaacacattcccagctgccgcgccgcccaccgtcgctcgccgctgtctccgacgcgccagacctgccgccatcgccactggaagaaccagcgccgcccgccgcaacacatccccagctgccgcgcggaataccgtcgcccgccgctgtctccttcgcagcaggcctgccgccatcgccactggccgagccagagcagcccgccgccaacacagtcccagctgccgcgccgcaaaccgtcgctcgccgttgtctccgacacgccagacccgccgccttcgcctctggccgagccagcgccgtccactgtcgcccgccgctgtctccttcgcagcaggcctgccgccatcgccactggccgagccagagcagcccACCGCCATCACAGTCCCAGCTGCCCCGCCgcaaaccgtcgctcgccgctgcctccgacacgccagacctgccgccatcgcctctggccgagccagcgcagcccaccgtcgcccgccgctacctccttcgcagcaggcctgccgccatcgccactggccgagccagagccgcccgccgccaacacatccccagctgccgcaCGGCGTACcgacgcccgccgctgtctccgacgcgccagacctgccgccatcgccactggccgagccagagccacccgccgccaacacattcccagctgccgcgccgcccaccgtcgccaaccgctgtctccgacgcgccagacctgccgccatcgacACTGGAAGAACCAGCGCCGCCCGCcgcaacacatccccagctgccgcgcggaataccgtcgcccgccgctgtctccttcgcagcaggcctgccgccatcgccactggccgagccagagcagcccgccgccaacacagtcccagctgccgcgccgcaaaccgtcgctcgccgttgtctccgacacgccagacccgccgccatcgcctctggccgagccagcgccgcccactgtcgcccgccgctgtctccttcgcagcagtccttccgccatcgccactggccgagccagagccgcccgccgccaacacattcccagctgccgcgcctcccaccgtcgctcgccgctgtctccgacacgccagacctgcagccatcgccactggccgagccagcgccgcccgctgccaacacatccccagctgccgagccgcccactgtcgcccgccgctgtctccgacgcgccagtcctgccgccatcgcctctggccgagccagcgccgcccaccatcgcccgccgctgtctccttcgcagcaggcctgccgccatcgccactggccgagccagagccgcccgccgccaacacattcccagctgtcgcgcctcccaccgtcgctcgccgctgtctccgacgcgccagacctgccgccatag